A genomic segment from Spinacia oleracea cultivar Varoflay chromosome 3, BTI_SOV_V1, whole genome shotgun sequence encodes:
- the LOC110796311 gene encoding RING-H2 finger protein ATL73-like: protein MMASTSFASLPQEIVNKLHYSRRLLLHSPFQPSLPVTSQAPTPTYQVLDPTGTTHGNPGFDANIVMILAVLVCALICSLCINTFIRCVIKCSSMITGEPNYYLNMVSRDQKKKVSKGLDKRALKTFPVIKYSNEVKIQGLDTDCVICLSEFKGGEKVRILPKCHHGFHVKCIDEWLSAHSSCPTCRQSLVETCQKIIGTHDVDHQTTTPSTTTTTTTTTTTTTTPTTSSTFMEVVVVSIVPLEREDLMRNYRGEVSLR from the coding sequence ATGATGGCTTCAACTTCCTTTGCTTCTCTCCCTCAAGAAATAGTTAACAAACTTCACTATTCTAGAAGATTACTACTTCACTCCCCCTTTCAACCCTCACTACCTGTAACATCACAAGCACCAACACCAACCTACCAAGTCCTTGACCCGACTGGTACGACCCATGGCAATCCCGGGTTTGATGCTAACATAGTCATGATCCTCGCGGTATTGGTTTGCGCTCTAATCTGTTCTTTATGCATAAACACCTTCATTAGGTGTGTCATTAAGTGCTCTAGCATGATTACAGGGGAGCCTAATTACTACCTAAACATGGTTAGTCGTGATCAGAAGAAAAAAGTTAGTAAGGGTTTGGACAAAAGGGCATTGAAGACTTTTCCAGTGATTAAGTACTCAAATGAGGTAAAGATTCAAGGGTTAGATACAGATTGTGTGATATGTTTATCAGAGTTTAAGGGAGGAGAAAAAGTCAGGATATTACCAAAATGCCACCATGGCTTCCATGTTAAATGCATTGATGAATGGCTTAGTGCTCACTCCTCTTGCCCTACTTGCAGACAATCATTAGTTGAAACGTGTCAAAAGATCATTGGAACCCATGATGTTGATCATCAAACAACAAcaccatcaacaacaacaacaacaacaacaacaacaacaacaacaacaacaccaacaacatcGTCAACATTCATGGAGGTGGTTGTAGTAAGTATTGTACCACTTGAAAGGGAAGATTTGATGAGAAATTACAGAGGAGAAGTTTCTCTAAGATAG